CATCAGGAAAATCATGGAATTGTTTTTCAAATATTAGCATTAAAAACTCCCATGAATGCTTCTTCAGTTATCCCGCCATAGGTGCAGCAATTACTTTCTCAATTTGATGATATATTTAAATTACCAACTGCTCTTCCTCTAGAACGTGAATCCACCAGATTTTTCTGAAATAGAAGACTCAATTTAATCCATTAATACCAACGGCTTCTCAACAAAATCATGCACAACTGGCTTATAAAAATATCGGACACACCTTTTTCTCAAATTCCCTATTCATGCATTTGGATCAAGAATGTACCTCCAAAAGTTCAATTTTTTCTCTGATCAGCCGCTCAAAATGTCATTCTAACTATAAATAACTTGGTGACAAGAGGATGCAACATAAACAACAAAGTTTACTCTCTTTGCTCTCAAGTTGATGAATCAGTAAGCCACTTATTATCACACTGCACATTTTCACATCTTGTCTAGAatcacttcttaaatggataCAATGTGCGCTAGGTTCAATCCGGTGACGTGAAGTCTCAATTACAAGCTTGGAATTACATAAGAGATATAAATAGAGCAAGGAAAATTTGGCTGCTACTGGCGTTTGTCATTTGCTACTGGTGACTTAAAATTTCAATTACAAGCTTGGAATTACAGAAGAGGTATAAATAGAGCAAGGAAAATTTGGCTGCCGGTGTTTGTCATTTGCTGGGAGCTCTGGAACGAAAGAAACACAAGAATAATGGCGTGAAAACGGCCAAGAGCACACGGTTTAGATTTATAAAGCAACAATTTATAAATTGGGGGAAGCAGAGGATTGGTTTAGGTTTAATACATTTAGGATTTAATTTGGCATTGGAAAGATATTATTGACCGTAGAGGATATTAGAGTTATTCATATGTGACTGGGACTATATGTCCCTGTAAAGACCTTTTTATTACAATACAAGGTTAACCTTTTTACTTaaaaaaggaatgaaaaactttcaAATATCAAAAATTTTGCTGAAGTCTCGTAAGATACATTACTGTGCAAACACTTTCTCCCATTGCATGTGCTGAGAAATTCAGCTCCCAATACACCAAAAGCAGTATTGATCCCTCCCAAACATATGATATCGTGGTTTTTGGTGGGTAACTGACATGTCAGGCAGGTATAATTTGAGTTAGATATTACATATTACATTACATTATCAAGTACAGAAAACAACAACTGGCCTATTTTTAATTTGAAATGAATTAAGGTTCAAAAGACAAAATATAGTGGGTTTTGTATTCGAGTAATtttgtgattaaaaattgaaaagacAAAATATAGTGGGTTTTGTACTCACTCGAGTAATTGAGACTAAagttaaaaaaacaagaaaaataagttTCTACTTTTATTCCCCTATATTGACCAAGATTAGTTAGCGACTACAGTCTACAAAATTCTTCTATTCAGGTCATTCATATGATCTAGTATTGACAACTTTATTCTTCAACATCAGTCCTGAAATTTGTTACTATGTCGATTGAAGGGATTCTAGCTAATATTGGTGTGATAGATATATTAAACAAACTAGTTCCTGTTGTTGCTCAAGAGATTAATTTGGCATGGGGTGTAAAAGATGATCTGAAAAAGCTTCAACACACTATAGAGATGGTTCTTGCTGTCATAGCTGATGCTGAGAGGAGGCAAGTGACTGAAAAAGCTGTAGGTCTTTGGTTGAGAAGGCTTAAAGATGTTGTTTATGATGCGGAGGATGTGATGGATGAGTTTTCGTACGAAACCATGCGTCGATCCGCAAGGGGGAACGCCTTGAAGTATAAGGCTCGTGATTTCATTTCATCTGCAAACCCACTTGCATTTCGTTTCAAAATGGCCGGGAAAATACTTCTGAAATACGTCGGTTACAGTTAATATTGGATATAGATTTATCATCAACATTTCTGAGAAGCTTAACTAACGCGAAGAAGTTGCGGACGCTTTTCATTACTGAAGGTTCAAAAGTCTACCCTGATATATTGCTAGAAAATCAGCACTTGCGTGTACTGCATATAGGTCGTTCACCAGATTGGACCTTTCCAAAGTTGCCTTCTTTGAGTTTTAAGCTGAGACATTTAAGGTACCTCCATCTTACTAGTCTTGATATTAGAGAAGTAGTGAATGATCTTTTCCCCATCAATAAACTTTATAACCTAGAGACACTGGTATTGCATCACATGATAGGTAGTATTGAAAATCTTCCGACAAACATTCAGTCCTTGAAAAAAATTAAGACATCTTGACATCTCAGAGACCAATATAGAAGAGCTTCCTTATTCTGTTACAAGTCTTTGTAATTTGCAAACATTGGATCTCAATTATTACAAATTAAAATCTTTACCAAAATCAGGTTCGGGTTTAAAGAATCTAAGACTTCTTGATATTTCTCATAATCTTATTGAAGAACTACCTGGTTTCATTAGTAACCTTGGCAATCTGCAGACATTGAATATAGAATTCTGTGACAAATTGAAATCTTTACCCGGGTCTGTAAAAGGCCTTGCTAATTTAAAGATTTTTAAGTTCGGTTACTGCCCATTACTTGAAAAATTGCCAGAAGACTTTGGAGCATTAACTCAGTTAACATACCTTAGCCTATACCGTACATGCATCAAAGTATTACCAGAGTCTTGTGTTAATCTCATTAATCTTGAGTACGTAGATCTTTTCGATTGTGAGCTTCCGGAGGGGTTGAATCATTGGAAAAAGTTGAGTAAATTTTCTAGCACTAAGAAAGTGACACCAGTGGGTGTAGGGAAACTAGTTTCCCTTGAAAATCTGACTTATTGGGTGAGAGAAAAACTAATAAATGGCGTTGATCTTAACGACAATGGTATTGAAGAATTAGGAAACTTAAACTTTCTTCGGAGGCTGGATATTATGAATCTACATAACGTGAAAGATCCAATGGATGCTGAGAGAGCAAATTTGAAAGAGAAACGGAATCTTTATCAGTGAACACTACATTGGGATGAAACAGAAGAATCATCCGACATGGTGTGGGATCAGAAGTCATGTAACTTCCAAGTATTTGAAGCTCTTCAAACTCATACAGGGTTGAGCCAATTGGAAATTCATAACTTCATGGGGCGAGACTTACCGACGTGGATGTGTGTTCCAACAGCTATTGGGAAGTTCAAACATCTTGCGCACCTCCGTCTTGTAGGATTGAAGTCTTTGAAGAGTTTGGATATTGGCGGATTTCCTTCCTTAACAGATCTCTATCTTTGTCGTATGGTCTCTCTTGAAGACATGTATTGTTCTCATTCTTGTCTAAGTGTTCGAGTCCTATGGATCAGTGGCAGTACAAAATTGGCAGAAATTCCTTCGTTTCCATCTCTGAAGATGCTGATGTTACAAGATATTGATCATCAGTTAGTAAGATTAGTCGGGAAACCCAGACCTCTATCAAAATGCTTTATTTAGTAAATATTAAGGAGCTCAACTACTATCCTATAAGCATACTCCAGGGTAATTGTAATCTTCGAAATCTGAATATTGAAGAGTGCAGTAAGTTTCAAGGATTTCGAGCAGGCAAAGATCAAGAAAATGAGAATGAGGAGGTTACTCTGCTTAGCGCACAACTGCTTAGTGGCTGCTCTCTAGATGAATTGGTTTTGGCCGATTGTCCAGTTCTAAAGTTTCTTCCAGATTTGCAAGGATGGACTTCTCTACGGAAATTAGTCATTCAGAATTGCCCCAGAGTGAAGGAGTACTTAACCTATGATCTTAAAACCCTCTCCTTTCTTAGATTATTGGATGTTGATTTCATTGAAAGAGACGAAGAGCCATTTAATATTTACAATTCAATGGAGTTGGCAATGTCGCAggtactctctctctctccctccctCCCCTGATAATATCATTTTTGGTTCCTCAGCTAGCTATGAAATTGAATCACATTCTTCTTTCCAGTTTCTTAGGCAGCGGCGAAAAGACAAATTATCAAGTTAGTCTACCAGGTATCGAAGTTTTATGCATTATATTGGTTCACTAGATAATGGCTGATGATAGAAGAGACATAAAAACCAATACGATGTAGCTATGAATTATGTTTTGTCATTGACAAGCTCATGCCCTCTTCTAGAACATCATTCTTCAGTTTTAATTACTtagttttcttttccttttgtttCTCCTGATCACTACCTGATTCATACTTCTATTTCTATTATTTTAATTGTTGTGCAACTGAGTACAAGTGGATTGGAAAATAGCATAGACCATGGTTTGTTTAGACAAGTGGATGAAATCCTCTACTTCCTAACCAGGTTGGTAAACATGCCATATGGTCGTTAAGTCTCCAACTAGCGCATATAGTCTTCTCTGTTACGACACCAACACCAGCtgtttttttgtttccttattcAGTTTGCATCAGTTTTCCTTATTTAGTTTGGTTTAACTTCCTGGTTTGCATAGACTTCTTAATATTAGTTTTGCTGGCTTACCAAGCATGATAGTTAGCTATAAATACGTTCCTTGAGCTTGTAATGAGATATCAATCAATACAACTCAGTTTTTCTTTAAAGTTTTGTCTACTGCTAAGGTTGCTAACCCCAAAGAAAAAGGGTTTTATCCTAGGGTTCTTTGTTTTCTTGTGTTCTTAATCCAGTATAAAGGTCTAGAACCCTAACACCTGGATCAGAGCAGGTTTAGATCATACCTAAATtttacccaatttttttttcttttacgatGACTTATAAAGAAGAATTGAAAAGTCTtcaagatagtattacaagtgTGACAGAAAAGCTGGATACTATTACTAAGATTCATATGCATGAGGAAGATCAAAAACTTCATAAATAAGCTGACAAACTCAAACAACAGGATGAAGCAAGCACATCTCTGTCAAACAAGCTTACAGCATTCTTAAATTCAACT
This genomic stretch from Papaver somniferum cultivar HN1 chromosome 5, ASM357369v1, whole genome shotgun sequence harbors:
- the LOC113278226 gene encoding uncharacterized protein LOC113278226 — encoded protein: MLYLVNIKELNYYPISILQGNCNLRNLNIEECSKFQGFRAGKDQENENEEVTLLSAQLLSGCSLDELVLADCPVLKFLPDLQGWTSLRKLVIQNCPRVKEYLTYDLKTLSFLRLLDVDFIERDEEPFNIYNSMELAMSQFLRQRRKDKLSS